The window CCATGTCGAGGATCGGGTTGATGTCGTGGGTGACGAAGAGCACGCCGAAGTCGCGCTCGCGCCGCTGCCGGTCGATCAGCTCGCTGACCGCGCGCTGGTGGGTGAGGTCGAGCGAGAGCAGCGGCTCGTCACAGAGCAGCAGCCGGGGTTCCCCGGCGAGCGCCTGGCCGATGCGCACGCGCTGCTGCTCGCCGCCCGAGAGGGTGCCGACGCCCACGTTCGCGTAGTCGGTGGCGCCGACCCCCTCGAGCAGGGCGTCGACCTCGCGGCGACGGGCCGCGGAGGGAAGGGGCACGCCCCAGCGGTGCCCGGAGAGGCCGAGAGCCACCAGGTCGCGGGCGCGGAGCGGGGTGCCGTCGTCGGCGAGCTTCTGCTGGGGCACGTAGCCGATACGGCGGTCGCCGCGCCGGCCGGGCGCCCCGAGGAACGACACCGACCCGCCGCTCAACCGCTGCTGCCCGAGGATGACCTTGAGCAGGCTCGACTTGCCCGAG of the Herbiconiux flava genome contains:
- a CDS encoding metal ABC transporter ATP-binding protein, which codes for MTDPVLTLRDASLAFGPRTLWSGLDLDVQPGEFIAVLGSNGSGKSSLLKVILGQQRLSGGSVSFLGAPGRRGDRRIGYVPQQKLADDGTPLRARDLVALGLSGHRWGVPLPSAARRREVDALLEGVGATDYANVGVGTLSGGEQQRVRIGQALAGEPRLLLCDEPLLSLDLTHQRAVSELIDRQRRERDFGVLFVTHDINPILDMVDRVLYLAGGGFRIGTPEEVLRSEVLSELYGSRVDVIRTHGRVIVVGTPDGAHGHPDDQLAHHDDHDHRPSPGLLGGLP